A window from Salvelinus fontinalis isolate EN_2023a chromosome 8, ASM2944872v1, whole genome shotgun sequence encodes these proteins:
- the LOC129861299 gene encoding matrix metalloproteinase-9-like, whose amino-acid sequence MRSHHRVLVFLVLAMCTVGGWCVPLKKSVSVTFPGDVLKNMTDLELAESYLKRFGYMNVQHRSGFQSMVSNSKALTRMQRQMGLEETGTLDKSTVAAMKAPRCGVPDVRSYQTFDGDLKWDHHDVTYRILNYSPDMGASLIDDAFARAFKVWSEVTPLTFTRLFDGTADIMVSFGKADHGDGYPFDGKDGLLAHAFPPGEGIQGDAHFDDDENWTLGKGAAVKTSFGNAEGALCHFPFSFEGKEYSTCTTEGRSDNLPWCATTADYGRDKKFGFCPSELLYTFDGNSNGKECVFPFVFLGETYEGCTTEGRSDGYRWCSTTDNFDKDKKYGFCPNRDTAVIGGNSEGEPCQFPFVFLGKKYDACTSEGRGDGRLWCATTGDFDADTKWGFCPDRGYSLFLVAAHEFGHALGLDHSNIRDALMYPMYSYVEDFSLHEDDVEGIQYLYGSKTGPDPTPPGPTIPTPGPSDEPEPNTLTTTTTSPTTTHPVDPSQDPCQINKFDTITEIDGDLHFFKDGQYWRLSSKTDGGLKGPFSMSERWPALPAVIDTAFEDLVTKKIYFFSGTRFWVYTGQSLLGPRSIDKLGLPSTVEKVEGALQRGKGKVLLFSGENYWRLDVKGQNIDKGYPRFTDIVFGGVPNDAHDVFHFKGHIYFCRDRFYWRMNSRRQVDRVGYVKYDILKCTDSSNYRY is encoded by the exons ATGAGATCTCACCATAGAGTTCTGGTTTTCCTAGTGTTGGCAATGTGCACTGTAGGTGGATGGTGCGTTCCCCTGAAGAAAAGCGTGTCTGTCACCTTCCCTGGAGATGTCCTTAAGAACATGACGGATTTGGAGCTAGCAGAA AGCTACCTGAAGAGATTTGGCTACATGAACGTTCAGCACCGCAGTGGTTTCCAGTCCATGGTGTCCAACTCCAAGGCTCTGACGAGAATGCAGAGGCAGATGGGGTTGGAGGAGACAGGGACGCTGGACAAGTCTACGGTAGCAGCCATGAAGGCACCTCGCTGTGGGGTACCCGACGTACGCTCCTACCAGACCTTTGACGGGGACCTAAAATGGGATCATCATGATGTTACATACAG GATCCTGAACTACTCACCAGACATGGGAGCCTCTCTGATAGACGATGCCTTCGCCAGAGCCTTCAAGGTGTGGAGCGAGGTCACCCCTCTCACCTTCACGCGACTGTTCGACGGCACCGCCGACATCATGGTGTCATTTGGAAAAGCAG ATCATGGAGACGGCTACCCCTTCGATGGTAAGGACGGCCTTCTGGCCCACGCCTTCCCCCCTGGTGAGGGCATACAGGGAGACGCCCACTTTGACGATGACGAAAACTGGACCCTCGGCAAAGGAGCAG CTGTGAAGACTAGCTTTGGCAACGCAGAGGGTGCCCTGTGCCACTTCCCTTTCTCCTTCGAGGGCAAGGAGTACTCCACCTGCACCACAGAGGGGCGCTCTGACAACCTGCCCTGGTGTGCCACCACAGCCGACTACGGCAGAGACAAGAAATTCGGCTTCTGTCCAAGTGAAC TTCTGTACACATTCGACGGAAACAGCAACGGCAAAGAATGTGTGTTCCCCTTCGTTTTCCTGGGGGAGACATATGAAGGTTGCACCACGGAGGGTCGCAGTGATGGATACCGCTGGTGTTCCACCACAGACAACTTTGACAAGGATAAGAAATATGGCTTCTGTCCCAACAGAG ATACGGCTGTGATTGGTGGAAACTCTGAGGGAGAGCCGTGCCAGTTCCCCTTTGTCTTCCTGGGGAAGAAGTATGACGCATGCACCAGCGAGGGACGGGGAGACGGCAGGCTGTGGTGCGCTACCACCGGCGACTTTGACGCAGACACGAAATGGGGCTTCTGCCCAGATAGGG gctaCAGTCTGTTCCTGGTTGCGGCCCACGAGTTTGGTCATGCCCTGGGTCTGGACCACTCCAACATCAGAGACGCCCTCATGTATCCCATGTACAGCTACGTTGAAGACTTCTCCCTGCATGAAGATGATGTTGAGGGCATTCAGTATCTCTATG GATCCAAGACAGGCCCTGACCCCACACCCCCTGGGCCCACCATCCCTACACCTGGTCCCAGCGATGAGCCTGAGCCCAACAccctcactaccaccactaccagccCCACCACTACACACCCTGTGGACCCATCCCAGGACCCCTGCCAGATCAACAAGTTCGACACCATCACAGAGATCGATGGAGACCTGCACTTCTTCAAGGATGG GCAATATTGGAGGTTGTCAAGCAAGACAGACGGTGGACTGAAGGGTCCGTTCTCCATGTCTGAGAGGTGGCCAGCTCTGCCAGCCGTCATTGACACGGCCTTTGAGGACCTTGTGACAAAGAAAATCTACTTCTTCTCAG GCACCAGGTTCTGGGTGTATACAGGACAGAGTCTCCTGGGACCCCGCAGCATTGACAAACTGGGTCTGCCCTCTACTGTAGAGAAGGTGGAGGGAGCACTGCAGAGAGGGAAAGGCAAGGTGCTGCTCTTCAGTGGAGAGAACTACTGGAG GCTGGATGTGAAGGGCCAGAATATCGACAAGGGATATCCCCGCTTCACAGACATTGTCTTCGGGGGTGTTCCCAATGATGCTCATGATGTCTTCCACTTCAAGG GCCACATCTACTTCTGTCGGGATCGTTTCTACTGGCGAATGAACTCTAGGAGACAGGTAGACCGTGTGGGATACGTCAAGTACGATATCCTGAAGTGCACCGACTCCTCCAACTACCGCTACTGA